A section of the Oncorhynchus nerka isolate Pitt River linkage group LG3, Oner_Uvic_2.0, whole genome shotgun sequence genome encodes:
- the LOC135563757 gene encoding protein S100-A1-like, with product MPSHLESSMESLITVFHRYADKDGDCNTLSKKELKELMQTELASFLKSQKDPAAIDKIMKDLDQNGDGKVSFEEFVSLVVGLSIACEQIYQLHTQKVAAKK from the exons ATGCCGTCTCATTTGGAGAGTTCCATGGAGTCCCTGATCACGGTGTTTCATCGCTATGCCGACAAGGACGGTGACTGTAACACACTGAGCAAGAAGGAGCTGAAAGAGCTGATGCAGACAGAACTGGCCAGCTTCCTGAAG tCCCAGAAGGACCCAGCTGCCATAGACAAGATCATGAAGGATCTGGACCAGAATGGTGATGGGAAGGTGAGCTTCGAGGAGTTTGTCTCTCTGGTGGTGGGCCTCTCCATCGCCTGTGAACAGATCTACCAGCTCCACACCCAAAAGGTTGCTGCCAAGAAGTGA
- the LOC135563057 gene encoding protein S100-A5-like — MSRLEKAIVSMVEVFEEYATKDDKNRQLSGTELVELMKTELASPEFHGKVEPAVLQEAMTNLDKNHDGEINFREFSMFLATLARGYYRARNKGKGNKGKPDKPE, encoded by the exons ATGTCTCGTCTGGAGAAGGCCATTGTATCCATGGTGGAGGTGTTTGAGGAGTATGCTACAAAGGATGATAAGAATCGCCAGCTTAGCGGTACAGAGCTCGTAGAGCTGATGAAGACAGAGCTGGCCAGCCCAGAGTTCcat ggaAAGGTGGAACCAGCAGTGCTCCAGGAGGCGATGACCAACCTGGATAAGAACCATGATGGGGAGATCAACTTCAGAGAGTTCTCCATGTTCTTGGCTACTCTGGCCAGGGGCTACTACAGAGCCAGAAACAAGGGCAAGGGCAACAAGGGCAAGCCTGACAAGCCTGAATGA